In Pochonia chlamydosporia 170 chromosome 3, whole genome shotgun sequence, the following are encoded in one genomic region:
- a CDS encoding oxidoreductase CipA (similar to Neosartorya fischeri NRRL 181 XP_001265488.1) — protein sequence MAQKYAKDQPAGFTNRIEKVAIIGVTGQVGRYITAALASTGKHTITALIRKESNTKVPEGVIPIKVDYDDHESLVNALKGQQFLIISLAVTVPRGTQAEIIKAASKAGVTWIMPNCYGTNVFDEKLGEENLTRPGVIPGIKLIEEEGVSSWIAMCCSFWYEFSLAMGPGWYGFDFKNKKVTLIDDGKTRINTSTWDQCGRAMKALLSLKELPEDEYDQSPTISNWRNKPLFISSFLASQRDMLDSVNRVMGTTDADWTIEYEPHKERYQRGMEILKSGDHLGFGICLYTRTFYPNGGGNFEDTQGLANDILGLPREDFDEATKRSIGMIEGGFGRIPVEINLYK from the exons ATGGCCCAAAAATACGCCAAGGATCAGCCAGCAGGCTTCACCAACCGCATTGAGAAAGTGGCTATTATTGGT GTTactggtcaagttggcagatATATTACTGCTGCGCTTGCTTCAACTGGAAAGCATACAATTACTGCCTTGATCCGTAAAGAGAGCAACACCAAAGTCCCTGAAGGCGTCATCCCAATCAAGGTGGACTATGATGATCACGAGTCCCTCGTCAATGCCCTCAAGGGTCAACAATTTCTCATCATTTCGCTGGCTGTGACCGTCCCACGTGGTACACAGGCCGAAATCATTAAAGCTGCTTCCAAGGCTGGTGTTACGTGGATCATGCCCAACTGCTACGGCACCAACGTGTTTGACGAGAAGCTTGGGGAAGAAAACTTGACTCGGCCAGGTGTTATTCCAGGAATCAAACTGatcgaggaagaaggtgtttCTTCCTGGATCGCCATGTGCTGCTCATTTTGGTATGAAttttctttggcaatggGCCCAGGATGGTATGGTTTCGACTTCAAAAACAAGAAGGTCACCTTGAtcgatgatggcaagaccAGAATTAACACCTCGACCTGGGACCAGTGCGGTCGTGCGATGAAGGCTCTCCTCAGCTTGAAGGAGCTTCCTGAAGATGAATATGATCAGTCTCCAACTATTTCGAACTGGCGCAATAAGCCTCTCTTCATTTCTAGTTTCCTTGCGTCGCAGCGGGACATGTTGGACAGTGTTAATCGTGTTATGGGTACGACTGACGCCGACTGGACTATTGAGTATGAGCCACACAAGGAGAGATATCAACGGGGTATGGAGATCCTGAAGTCGGGTGATCACTTGGGATTCGGTATCTGCCTTTATACTCGTACGTTTTATCCAAACGGTGGTGGTAACTTTGAGGACACTCAGGGTTTGGCAAATGACATTTTGGGCCTGCCTAGGGAGGATTTTGACGAAGCGACCAAGCGGTCTATTGGCATGATTGAAGGCGGCTTTGGACGGATTCCTGTTGAGATTAATCTTTACAAATAG
- a CDS encoding glycogen debranching enzyme (similar to Aspergillus terreus NIH2624 XP_001214057.1), with amino-acid sequence MSPGTMTTTEVYLLPLNDDGSPDVERQYIYIAPPSNDPVTLRFSIEGTSSICRNGSLWVNIPKKGKEFRRDSFREFKLTPDFNRSIEISIQIHQPGAYAFYTTYAELPSLEPHLSEDSSQKAVELKKTPVYYIDVAPRLRLDGRPLPLPALSVFSVISKFMGKYPTDWDSHLRGISDRGYNMIHFAPLQVRGSSNSPYSLYDQLGWDPECFPHGERDVEKLVASLERDHSLLSLTDIVLNHTAHNTKWLQEHPEAGYNLSTAPWLESAYELDSKLLELSANLASLGLPVHPKSPEDLLLIMEAIKKEVIAKIRLWEYYALDVERDADAAVDAWTKTKTYTSQNTDGLQDELEQLKDAGLAQQVSFLKKFGLLGAGQLGERFLRSVDPNVAATLLAFTFGRYEGESADSADKAAARSKMVEILDAMNVPLYEEYDGDVKEILEQLYNRIKYVRLDEHGPKLGPINDENPLIETYFTRLPKNAATTKHNPRDLMLVNNGWVWGGNALVDNAGPDARVYLRREVIVWGDCVKLRYGSKPDDSPWLWNHMTEYARKLATHFAGLRIDNCHSTPIHVAEHILDEARRVRPDLYVVAELFSGSEDTDYVFVKRLGLSSLIREAMQAWSTAELSRLVHRHGGRPIGSFEVDEISRGDPTLSPGSQNKKDLTREIIRRIKPTPVHALFMDCTHDNETPAQKRDARDTLPNAALVSMCSSATGSVMGYDEVYPKLVDLVNETRLYTSESSRSAPIKVGRGKNGIAGVKKLLNQIHTLMGKDGYDETHIHHEEEYITVHRVHPESRKGYFLIAHTAFPGYGNGNGALNPVHLAGTRAQHLGSWKLEVDDSPEATAKAVNEGQFLVGLPSRVVDITGVDLDVQGEDTIITVRDKFPPGSIALFETWIPAAEHSAGLDTYVTSGAKAAWSQLDLIDLNFLMYRCAAEELDSNNGRDGTYDIPGYGTLVYAGLQGWWSLMKDIIRENNLAHPLCQNLRQGTWALDYILGRLQRMSETEGKEQLARPASWLKERFDAIRTIPSFLLPRYFGLVLRTAYNASRDRALELMGENIEKGQWFLQSLALVSVQQTGYVKSASLWPNKAVPSVAAGLPHFAVEWSRCWGRDVFISIRGLYLGTGRFDEAKEHILAFASVLKHGMIPNLLSSGDAPRYNSRDSIWFFLQTIQDYVHRAPEGTSLLKTSVKRRFLPYDDTWFPTDDPRAYSKESTIEDIIQEALQRHASGMKYREANAGPQIDSQMKDEGFNQDIHVDWETGIIFGGNQSNCGTWMDKMGESERAGSKGVPGTPRDGAAIEITGLLYSTLAWLVGLNEQGKYAYSSVKTGDGKSVSFKDWAERIKANFERCYFVPLTTEDDAKYNVNPAVINRRGIYKDLYKSGKEYEDYQFRSNFPIAMAVAPSLFDPDHAMHALCLADSVLRGPTGMATLDPADLNYRPYYRNSEDSDDFATSKGRNYHQGPEWLWPTGFFLRALLKFDLMRRTTPEGRTEAFQQVTRRLAGCKKMIQESPWAGLTELTQKNGEFCPDSSPTQAWSAGCLIDLYMDGREAQQEAAET; translated from the exons ATGAGCCCAGGCACAATGACAACCACAGAGGTATATCTGCTACCGCTCAATGACGACGGCTCTCCCGACGTTGAGAGACAATACATATACATTGCTCCGCCATCCAATGACCCTGTCACTCTCAGGTTTTCCATTGAGGGTACCTCGTCCATATGTCGCAATGGCAGCTTGTGGGTCAATATACCCAAGAAGGGCAAAGAGTTTCGTCGCGATAGCTTCAGGGAATTCAA GCTAACACCCGACTTCAATCGCTCAATTGAGATatccatccaaatccaccagCCAGGAGCGTACGCATTTTACACCACCTACGCTGAGCTACCCAGCCTCGAACCCCATCTTTCCGAAGATTCGTCGCAAAAGGCAGTTGAACTGAAGAAGACACCAGTTTACTACATAGATGTTGCGCCTCGGCTGCGCCTAGATGGGCGCCCGCTTCCACTGCCTGCTCTGTCGGTTTTCTCCGTCATCAGCAAATTCATGGGCAAATATCCTACCGACTGGGATAGCCACTTACGCGGAATAAGCGATCGTGGATATAATATGATCCATTTTGCGCCTTTGCAGGTTCGAGGGTCATCTAATTCGCCATACAGTCTGTACGATCAACTTGGCTGGGACCCTGAGTGCTTCCCCCATGGAGAGAGAGACGTGGAGAAGCTGGTCGCAAGCTTAGAGAGAGATCATTCCTTGTTGAGCTTGACGGATATTGTACTCAATCATACGGCCCACAACACAAAATGGCTTCAAGAACACCCAGAAGCTGGTTACAACCTTTCAACTGCTCCGTGGTTAGAGTCTGCCTATGAGCTCGATTCCAAATTATTGGAGCTGAGCGCAAATCTGGCATCTCTGGGCCTACCAGTGCATCCCAAGTCACCTGAAGACCTGCTCCTGATTATGGAGGCTATTAAGAAAGAGGTCATTGCCAAGATTCGCCTATGGGAATACTATGCACTTGACGTGGAGCGAGACGCAGATGCTGCAGTTGACGCCTGgaccaagacaaagacgTATACATCTCAAAATACCGACGGACTTCAAGACGAGTTAGAGCAACTCAAGGACGCTGGCCTTGCTCAACAGGTTTCATTCCTTAAGAAATTCGGTCTTTTAGGTGCTGGCCAACTCGGTGAACGATTTCTCCGAAGTGTCGATCCCAACGTTGCGGCAACTCTACTTGCCTTTACCTTTGGCCGATACGAAGGGGAGTCGGCCGATTCTGCAGACAAGGCCGCGGCCCGATCCAAAATGGTGGAGATCTTGGATGCAATGAATGTGCCATTATATGAAGAATACGATGGCGACGTCAAAGAAATTCTCGAACAACTTTACAATCGTATTAAATATGTTCGGTTGGACGAACACGGTCCTAAGCTGGGTCCCATAAACGACGAAAATCCTCTAATTGAAACATATTTTACACGCCTGCCAAAGAATGCTGCGACGACAAAACATAACCCTCGGGACTTGATGTTAGTAAATAATGGCTGGGTATGGGGCGGAAATGCACTGGTAGACAATGCTGGTCCAGATGCCCGGGTATACTTACGGCGAGAGGTTATCGTTTGGGGTGACTGCGTCAAGTTGCGATACGGTTCAAAACCAGATGATAGCCCTTGGTTATGGAACCATATGACAGAGTACGCTCGTAAACTGGCAACACACTTTGCTGGTCTGCGCATAGACAACTGTCATTCGACACCTATTCATGTTGCTGAACATATTCTTGACGAAGCACGTCGCGTGAGGCCAGATCTGTACGTTGTGGCCGAGCTATTTAGTGGCTCAGAAGACACCGATTACGTCTTCGTCAAGCGACTTGGGCTCAGCTCCCTCATTCGCGAGGCCATGCAGGCATGGAGTACTGCAGAGCTCAGTCGACTGGTTCATCGGCATGGTGGTCGCCCAATTGGCAGTTTTGAAGTCGACGAAATTTCTCGCGGTGATCCCACGCTGTCTCCTGGTtcacaaaacaagaaagatCTCACCAGAGAAATCATACGACGCATCAAACCTACGCCAGTACATGCTTTATTCATGGACTGCACTCATGATAATGAAACACCGGCCCAGAAACGAGATGCACGAGATACACTTCCTAATGCAGCACTTGTCAGCATGTGCTCAAGCGCTACAGGTTCAGTCATGGGTTATGACGAAGTATACCCCAAACTCGTCGATCTTGTCAACGAAACTCGCTTGTACACGTCAGAATCGTCCAGATCAGCACCCATCAAAGTTGGACGAGGCAAGAATGGAATTGCTGGCGTCAAAAAGTTGCTGAACCAGATTCATACTCTTATGGGCAAAGATGGCTACGATGAGACCCACATTCATCATGAAGAGGAATACATTACGGTGCACAGGGTTCATCCTGAATCACGAAAGGGCTACTTTCTGATTGCGCACACGGCCTTCCCTGGCTATGGCAATGGTAACGGCGCGTTGAATCCCGTTCATCTGGCTGGAACCCGAGCCCAGCACTTGGGAAGCTGGAAGCTGGAAGTCGATGACAGTCCCGAGGCCACTGCCAAAGCAGTGAATGAAGGCCAATTTTTGGTTGGTCTTCCAAGTCGGGTTGTAGATATTACGGGTGTGGATTTGGACGTTCAGGGCGAGGACACAATCATCACTGTGCGGGATAAATTCCCTCCTGGCAGTATTGCACTTTTCGAGACGTGGATACCGGCTGCAGAGCATTCTGCTGGTCTCGATACGTATGTTACCTCGGGTGCTAAGGCGGCTTGGAGCCAATTGGACCTCATCGACTTGAACTTTTTGATGTACAGATGCGCTGCGGAAGAGCTTGACTCCAATAATGGACGTGACGGGACGTATGACATCCCCGGATACGGAACGCTCGTCTACGCTGGGTTGCAAGGATGGTGGAGTCTCATGAAAGACATAATTCGTGAAAATAACTTGGCTCATCCTCTGTGTCAAAACCTTCGCCAAGGCACCTGGGCTCTTGACTACATCCTTGGCCGACTGCAGAGGATGAGTGAGACCGAAGGCAAAGAGCAGCTTGCAAGACCCGCTTCATGGCTCAAGGAACGGTTCGATGCCATCCGAACGATTCCTAGCTTCCTTCTGCCTCGATATTTTGGGCTGGTTCTTCGAACAGCCTACAACGCCAGTCGTGACAGGGCATTGGAGTTGATGGGTGAGAATATTGAGAAGGGGCAATGGTTTCTTCAGAGCTTGGCGCTAGTCAGCGTGCAGCAGACGGGATACGTGAAGTCTGCATCTCTGTGGCCTAACAAAGCAGTGCCCTCCGTTGCAGCTGGATTGCCCCATTTCGCTGTGGAATGGTCAAGGTGCTGGGGTCGTGATGTTTTCATTTCCATTCGTGGACTGTATCTGGGTACTGGTCGGTttgacgaggccaaggagcatATTCTGGCATTCGCAAGTGTACTCAAGCACGGAATGATCCCCAATCTTTTGAGTAGTGGCGACGCCCCTCGATACAACTCTAGAGACTCGATATGGTTCTTCCTGCAGACGATTCAAGACTATGTCCACCGTGCCCCTGAGGGCACATCGTTGCTGAAGACATCTGTCAAGCGGCGGTTCTTGCCCTACGACGATACGTGGTTCCCAACTGATGATCCTAGAGCATACTCAAAAGAAAGCACTATTGAAGACATCATTCAGGAGGCCCTCCAGAGACACGCTTCAGGAATGAAGTATCGAGAAGCGAATGCCGGGCCACAGATTGATTCCCAAATGAAGGACGAGGGCTTCAACCAAGATATCCATGTTGATTGGGAAACCGGGATCATTTTTGGTGGTAATCAATCCAACTGTGGGACTTGGATGGACAAAATGGGTGAGAGCGAACGAGCTGGCTCCAAAGGAGTGCCTGGAACTCCGCGAGACGGTGCGGCCATCGAAATCACTGGCCTACTATACAGCACATTAGCATGGCTAGTCGGATTGAATGAACAAGGGAAATACGCCTACTCCTCTGTGAAAACCGGAGACGGCAAGTCTGTCTCGTTCAAGGACTGGGCAGAACGCATCAAAGCCAACTTCGAGAGGTGCTACTTTGTTCCTCTCACAACAGAGGACGATGCCAAATATAACGTCAACCCTGCCGTCATCAACCGCCGTGGCATCTACAAGGATCTCTATAAATCGGGCAAAGAATACGAAGACTACCAGTTCCGGTCAAACTTCCCCATCGCCATGGCCGTCGCCCCATCTCTCTTTGATCCCGATCACGCCATGCACGCCCTTTGTCTAGCCGACTCCGTCCTCCGCGGTCCAACGGGCATGGCGACACTTGACCCAGCCGACCTCAATTATCGCCCGTACTACCGCAACAGCGAAGACAGTGACGATTTCGCAACTAGCAAGGGCAGGAACTACCACCAGGGTCCAGAATGGCTGTGGCCGACAGGATTCTTCCTCCGTGCCTTGCTCAAGTTTGACTTGATGAGACGCACAACTCCGGAGGGCAGGACAGAGGCTTTCCAACAGGTTACGAGACGATTGGCCGGGTGCAAGAAGATGATTCAGGAGAGTCCCTGGGCCGGTTTGACGGAGCTGACACAGAAGAATGGGGAGTTTTGCCCAGACTCG AGTCCCACACAAGCTTGGTCGGCAGGTTGTTTGATTGATCTCTACATGGACGGTAGAGAAGCGcagcaagaagcagcagaaaccTAA
- a CDS encoding secretory lipase (similar to Metarhizium robertsii ARSEF 23 XP_007823183.1) codes for MHTHMTSAIVLALSVLATTTNGQTLKPQTNTFNSNFTLSSKQIAPLNLSSVVANNINIATQFERTNWATGSVFDDPFYTKLPTNATSAPAGSLLKVEAFTNTSSYTIAPTLALSRIIYQSKTLNGSLVPVSAYILWPYLPRGGHKVAPLVSWGHGTSGIYPECAPSHVRNLWYQFSTPYSLALAGYAVVGTDYAGLGVPFYPDGKNITHQYGASPAAGNDLLYAAQAAHAAFPNQLSRDFVVMGHSQGGGAAWAAAQQQVSAKVPGYLGSIAAAPVTDAFELFTTNKIGLFQEARGISLVYPELSISRILTDTGVKLMNLISDIQGCNSVFATAIVGLVGTDFQNPKVDLVKTEFADSPYSELWANLTTAGGKDFQGPMLVLQGMADNILPEHLTTKYVNKTCERYPHNELQYVKVNGVSHVPVMFAAQQIWLEWLDRRFSKQGPANNKGKCSQQEIGSTAPRPLSEYQGDLNYFLEYSLDSYQVA; via the coding sequence ATGCATACTCATATGACTTCAGCCATTGTATTGGCATTGAGCGTATtagccaccaccaccaatggACAAACCCTTaaaccacaaacaaacacattcaactccaacttcaCACTCTCCAGCAAACAAATTGCTCCTTTAAACCTATCATCCGTGGTcgcaaacaacatcaacatcgccacGCAGTTTGAACGCACAAACTGGGCCACAGGCTCCGTCTTTGACGACCCGTTTTACACAAAACTGCCAACAAACGCCACATCTGCTCCGGCAGGCTCGCTCCTAAAAGTCGAGGCATTCACCAACACGTCCAGCTACACCATTGCGCCGACCCTCGCTTTATCACGGATCATATACCAGTCCAAGACTCTAAACGGGTCACTTGTACCCGTATCAGCATACATCCTATGGCCGTATCTGCCCCGAGGAGGGCACAAGGTCGCACCTCTTGTATCCTGGGGTCATGGCACGTCAGGAATCTACCCAGAATGCGCGCCGTCTCACGTCCGCAATCTCTGGTATCAGTTCTCCACGCCGTACAGCCTCGCCTTAGCAGGGTATGCGGTCGTAGGCACTGATTATGCTGGCTTGGGGGTTCCATTCTACCCTGATGGCAAGAACATTACCCATCAGTACGGCGCATCTCCCGCCGCTGGTAACGACTTGCTCTATGCGGCTCAAGCTGCTCATGCAGCTTTTCCAAACCAACTGAGCAGAGATTTCGTCGTCATGGGCCACTCCCAGGGCGGCGGTGCTGCGTGGGCTGCTGCCCAGCAGCAAGTCAGCGCCAAAGTTCCTGGATATCTGGGCAGTATTGCTGCCGCTCCTGTAACGGATGCGTTCGAGCTGTTTACCACGAACAAGATTGGATTATTTCAAGAAGCCCGAGGGATATCCTTGGTTTATCCTGAGCTATCCATCTCTCGTATCCTGACTGACACTGGCGTTAAGCTAATGAATCTCATTAGTGATATCCAGGGTTGCAACTCGGTGTTTGCGACTGCAATCGTAGGGTTGGTAGGGACGGACTTTCAAAATCCCAAGGTCGATCTGGTTAAAACCGAATTTGCCGACTCACCGTACTCGGAACTTTGGGCAAATCTTACAACTGCAGGAGGGAAAGACTTCCAAGGGCCAATGCTCGTGCTACAAGGAATGGCGGACAATATCCTCCCAGAGCACTTAACCACGAAATATGTCAACAAGACGTGTGAGAGATATCCGCATAACGAGCTGCAATACGTCAAGGTGAATGGCGTCAGCCATGTACCTGTTATGTTTGCGGCCCAGCAAATTTGGCTCGAGTGGCTGGATAGGCGTTTTTCGAAACAGGGTCCTGCTAACAATAAAGGCAAATGCAGTCAGCAAGAGATTGGTTCAACCGCCCCTCGGCCTCTGAGCGAGTACCAGGGCGATCTGAACTACTTTTTGGAGTATTCCTTGGATTCTTACCAGGTAGCATAA